Proteins encoded in a region of the Streptomyces violaceoruber genome:
- a CDS encoding NUDIX hydrolase, which translates to MSLHDDAVLFLKAYEGQDELRQVYLDHLATHPDGMWKACADGHVTASALVIDPSRERVLLTLHKKLRMWLQMGGHCEPVDETLARAALREGTEESGIAGLALLAGGPVRLDRHHTPCAWHLDVQYAAVAPPGAVEAISDESLDLRWFPYAEVADVADDSVVRLLEATRARL; encoded by the coding sequence GTGAGCCTCCACGACGACGCGGTCCTGTTCCTGAAGGCGTACGAGGGCCAGGACGAGCTGCGGCAGGTCTACCTGGACCATCTCGCGACGCACCCGGACGGGATGTGGAAGGCGTGCGCGGACGGACACGTCACGGCGAGCGCCTTGGTGATCGATCCGTCGCGCGAGCGGGTCCTGCTCACCCTGCACAAGAAGTTGCGCATGTGGCTGCAGATGGGCGGTCACTGCGAGCCGGTGGACGAGACGCTGGCCCGGGCGGCCCTGCGCGAGGGCACGGAGGAGTCGGGCATCGCCGGACTGGCCCTGCTGGCCGGCGGCCCCGTGCGGTTGGACCGGCACCACACGCCCTGCGCCTGGCACCTGGACGTGCAGTACGCGGCCGTGGCTCCCCCGGGTGCCGTGGAGGCGATCAGTGACGAGTCGCTCGACCTGCGCTGGTTCCCCTACGCCGAGGTCGCGGACGTGGCCGACGACTCGGTCGTACGCCTGCTGGAGGCGACCCGCGCCCGCCTGTGA